A window of the Diceros bicornis minor isolate mBicDic1 chromosome 12, mDicBic1.mat.cur, whole genome shotgun sequence genome harbors these coding sequences:
- the ABCG8 gene encoding ATP-binding cassette sub-family G member 8: MAENAPEERGLRIPQDASGLQDSLFSSESDNSLYFTYSGRSNTLEVRDLSYQVDMASQVPWYEQLAQFKMPWTSHKDSCQLGIQNLSFKVRSGQMLAIIGSSGCGRASLLDVITGRGDGGKIKSGQIQINGQPSTPQLVRKCVAHVRLHDQLLPHLTVRETLAFVAQLRLPRTFSQAQRDKRVDDVIAELRLRQCADTRVGNTYVRGVSGGERRRVSIGVQLLWNPGILILDEPTSGLDSFTAHNLVKTLSRLAKGNRLVLISLHQPRSDIFRLFDLVLLMTSGTTIYLGAAQHMVQYFTEVGHPCPRYSNPADFYVDLTSIDRRSREQEVASREKAWSLAALFREKVRDFDDFLWRAEEREPGVGTCAESPAPQRDIDHLQTSTKLPSSVQQFTTLIRRQISNDFRDLPTLLIHGAEACLMSLIIGFLYYGHGSSSLSFTDKAALLFMIGALIPFNVILDVIAKCHSERAMLYYDLEDGLYTAGPYFFAKILGELPEHCAYVVIYGMPIYWLANLRPSLEPFLLHFLLVWLVVFCCRTMALVAAALLPTFHMSSIFGNALYNSFYLTGGFMISLDNLWTVPMWISKVSFLRWCFEGLMNIQFKGQIYPLEIGNLTIPIRADIILSAMAVDSYPLYAIYLILMGISSGLVLLYYVTLKFIKQKSSQDW, from the exons ATGGCTGAGAATGCCCCGGAGGAGAGGGGGCTGCGGATTCCCCAGGATGCTTCG GGCCTCCAGGACAGCTTGTTCTCCTCTGAAAGTGACAACAGCCTGTACTTCACCTACAGTGGACGGTCCAACACCTTGGAGGTCCGAGACCTCAGCTACCAG GTGGACATGGCCTCCCAGGTGCCTTGGTATGAGCAGCTGGCTCAGTTCAAGATGCCTTGGACATCTCACAAGGACTCTTGTCAGCTGGGCATCCAGAACCTGAGCTTCAAAGTGAGGAGTGGGCAGATGCTGGCCATCATAGGGAGCTCAG GCTGTGGGAGAGCCTCTTTGCTGGACGTGATCACCGGGCGAGGCGATGGTGGCAAGATTAAGTCAGGCCAAATCCAGATCAACGGGCAGCCCAGCACGCCTCAGCTGGTGAGGAAGTGTGTGGCCCACGTGCGCCTGCACGACCAGCTGCTCCCCCACCTAACCGTCCGCGAGACCCTGGCTTTTGTTGCCCAGCTGCGCCTGCCCAGAACCTTCTCCCAGGCCCAGCGTGACAAAAGG GTGGACGACGTGATTGCAGAGCTGCGGCTGCGCCAGTGCGCCGACACGCGCGTGGGCAACACGTACGTGCGGGGGGTCTCGGGGGGCGAGCGGCGGAGAGTCAGCATTGGGGTGCAGCTTCTGTGGAACCCAG GAATCCTCATTCTGGATGAACCCACCTCTGGGCTTGACAGCTTCACGGCCCACAACCTGGTGAAAACCTTGTCAAGGCTGGCCAAAGGCAACAGACTGGTGCTCATCTCCCTCCACCAGCCTCGGTCAGACATCTTCAGGCTGTTTGATTTGGTCCTTCTGATGACATCTGGCACCACCATCTACTTGGGGGCGGCCCAGCACATGGTCCAGTATTTCACAGAAGTCGGACACCCCTGTCCTCGCTACAGCAACCCTGCTGACTTCTACG TGGACCTGACCAGCATCGACAGGAGAAGCAGAGAGCAGGAAGTGGCCAGCAGGGAGAAGGCTTGGTCACTTGCAGCTTTGTTTCGAGAAAAAGTGCGTGACTTCGATGACTTTCTGTGGAGAGCGGAGGAGAGGGAGCCAGGGGTGGGCACTTGTGCAGAGAG CCCGGCCCCCCAGAGGGACATCGACCACCTCCAAACCTCCACTAAGCTGCCCAGCTCCGTGCAGCAGTTCACCACGCTGATCCG tcgTCAGATTTCCAATGACTTCCGAGACCTGCCAACCCTCCTCATCCACGGGGCGGAGGCCTGCCTAATGTCCCTGATCATCGGGTTCCTCTATTATGGACATGGGTCTAGCAGTCTCTCCTTCACGGACAAGGCGGCCCTCTTGTTCATGATCGGAGCTCTCATCCCTTTCAACGTGATCCTGGATGTCATTGCCAAAT GTCACTCAGAGAGAGCAATGCTTTACTATGATCTAGAAGATGGGCTGTACACCGCTGGGCCATATTTCTTTGCCAAG ATCCTAGGGGAGCTTCCAGAGCACTGCGCCTATGTCGTCATCTATGGAATGCCAATCTACTGGCTGGCCAACCTGCGCCCGTCCCTGGAGCCCTTCCTGTTGCACTTCCTGCTCGTGTGGCTGGTGGTCTTCTGCTGCAGGACCATGGCCCTGGTTGCCGCCGCCCTGCTCCCCACCTTCCACATGTCCTCTATCTTCGGCAATGCCCTCTATAACTCCTTCTACCTCACTGGCGGCTTCATGATAAGCTTAGACAACCTGTGGACAG TGCCCATGTGGATTTCCAAGGTGTCCTTCCTCCGATGGTGTTTTGAAGGGCTGATGAACATTCAGTTTAAAGGGCAAATTTATCCCTTGGAGATCGGCAACCTTACCATCCCTATCCGGGCAGACATA ATCCTCAGTGCCATGGCCGTGGACTCCTACCCGCTCTACGCCATCTACTTAATCCTCATGGGCATCAGTAGTGGCTTAGTGCTCCTGTACTATGTGACCTTAAAGTTCATCAAACAGAAATCAAGTCAAGACTGGTGA